In Pelomonas sp. SE-A7, one genomic interval encodes:
- the arsC gene encoding arsenate reductase (glutaredoxin) (This arsenate reductase requires both glutathione and glutaredoxin to convert arsenate to arsenite, after which the efflux transporter formed by ArsA and ArsB can extrude the arsenite from the cell, providing resistance.) has translation MSIRLIHNPGCSKSRAALALLEQQGLPFETIDYLASPLTLDELRDLQRQLDLPARALLRESEDDFARLGLADPTLCEEQLLTALASHPPLLQRPIVLCGDRALIARPPELLLAFLAA, from the coding sequence ATGAGCATTCGCCTGATCCACAACCCCGGCTGTTCCAAGTCGCGCGCTGCGCTGGCCCTGCTCGAACAGCAAGGCCTGCCATTCGAGACCATCGACTACCTGGCCAGCCCCCTGACGCTGGACGAACTGCGCGACTTGCAGCGGCAACTGGATCTGCCGGCCCGCGCGCTGTTGCGTGAGTCCGAGGATGACTTTGCGCGACTGGGCCTGGCCGACCCGACACTGTGTGAGGAGCAACTGCTCACTGCCCTGGCCAGCCATCCGCCATTGCTGCAGCGCCCCATCGTCCTGTGCGGCGACCGGGCGCTGATCGCACGACCACCCGAACTGCTGCTGGCCTTTCTCGCCGCCTGA
- a CDS encoding S9 family peptidase translates to MQARYRLAPLLVLMLGLAQAADRHVPTIDELLQLKSLSGGTQISPDGRYVAYAISQADFKQDAFVTSIWLADTRDGTSRQLTQGTKSAHGPQWSPDGRYLAFLSNRAEDKEQLFAIRPDGGEAVQLSKSETSLRAFAWSPDGKAIAYTANEAPSQASKDRKAHFADYEVVRKETQPAQLWTLETAEALNAPQAGKQRTHNPRLSIEGFSWSPDGRQIAFSGAASPEPRHLATSDIYRLVLADNSVEPVVRQPGPDQNPQWSPDGQQIVFVSAMGQTDFFALNLRLAVVPAEGGMAPRSISNAFDENPSLIAWKADGVYFNALQRTASHLFRADPANGRIARVTAPDSLMASSFSLTPDGKRIAFAAPSPTSLSEVFVSDAASFAPKAVTQLTEQTRDFLMASRELVRWKSQDGTEIEGVLIKPADFDAGKKYPLLTIIHGGPTGIDRPTLLDTRYYPADLFAARGALLLKVNYRGSAGYGEKFRRLNERNLGVGDAWDVVSGVDHLVAQGLVDKHRVASMGWSQGGFISAFLGTATQRFVAVSMGAGISDWATYYYNTDIPQFTRNYLGATPVQDPAVYARTSPFGYMKQARTPTLIQHGELDKRVPIANAYQLRQALEDQDVPVEMIVYKGFGHGITKPKSARAQMQHNLDWFAHWIFKDPLPDFAAPSVPKAKKD, encoded by the coding sequence ATGCAAGCTCGCTACCGCCTCGCTCCCCTGCTGGTCCTGATGCTGGGCCTGGCCCAGGCGGCCGACCGCCATGTGCCGACCATCGACGAGCTGCTGCAGCTCAAGAGCCTGTCCGGCGGCACGCAGATCTCGCCCGACGGCCGTTACGTGGCCTATGCGATCAGCCAGGCGGACTTCAAGCAGGACGCCTTCGTCACCTCGATCTGGCTGGCCGACACCCGCGACGGCACGAGCCGCCAGCTGACTCAGGGAACCAAGTCGGCCCATGGGCCGCAGTGGTCGCCCGACGGCCGCTACCTGGCTTTCCTCAGCAACCGGGCCGAGGACAAGGAACAGCTGTTTGCGATACGGCCCGATGGCGGCGAGGCGGTGCAGCTGAGCAAGTCCGAGACCTCCTTGCGCGCCTTTGCCTGGTCGCCCGATGGCAAGGCCATCGCCTACACGGCCAACGAGGCGCCAAGCCAGGCCAGCAAGGACCGCAAGGCCCATTTCGCCGACTACGAGGTGGTGCGCAAGGAGACCCAGCCCGCCCAGCTGTGGACATTGGAAACTGCCGAAGCGCTCAACGCGCCGCAGGCCGGCAAGCAGCGTACCCACAACCCCAGACTCAGCATCGAGGGCTTCAGCTGGTCGCCGGACGGTCGCCAGATCGCCTTCAGCGGCGCCGCGTCGCCCGAGCCGCGCCACCTGGCCACCAGCGACATCTACCGCCTGGTGCTGGCCGACAACAGCGTCGAGCCCGTGGTCCGGCAGCCGGGCCCCGACCAGAACCCGCAGTGGAGCCCGGACGGCCAGCAGATCGTCTTCGTCAGCGCCATGGGCCAGACCGATTTCTTCGCCCTGAACCTGCGCCTGGCCGTGGTGCCGGCCGAGGGCGGCATGGCGCCGCGGTCGATCAGCAATGCCTTCGACGAGAACCCCTCGCTGATCGCCTGGAAGGCCGACGGCGTCTACTTCAATGCGCTGCAGCGCACGGCCAGCCACCTGTTCCGGGCTGACCCGGCGAACGGACGCATTGCCCGCGTCACCGCGCCCGACAGCCTGATGGCCAGCTCGTTCTCGCTGACACCGGACGGCAAGCGCATTGCCTTTGCAGCGCCCTCGCCCACCAGCCTGTCGGAAGTCTTCGTCAGCGATGCCGCCAGCTTCGCGCCCAAGGCTGTTACCCAGCTGACCGAGCAGACCCGCGACTTCCTCATGGCCAGCCGCGAGCTGGTCCGCTGGAAAAGCCAGGACGGCACCGAGATCGAGGGCGTGCTGATCAAGCCGGCCGACTTCGATGCAGGGAAGAAATACCCGCTGCTGACCATCATCCACGGCGGACCGACCGGCATTGACCGGCCGACGCTGCTGGACACGCGCTACTACCCGGCCGACCTCTTCGCGGCCCGCGGCGCCCTGCTGCTCAAGGTCAACTACCGCGGCAGCGCCGGCTATGGCGAAAAGTTCCGCCGGCTGAACGAACGCAACCTGGGCGTGGGCGATGCCTGGGATGTGGTCTCGGGCGTGGACCATCTGGTGGCACAGGGCCTGGTGGACAAGCACCGCGTGGCCAGCATGGGCTGGAGCCAGGGCGGCTTCATCTCGGCCTTCCTGGGCACGGCCACGCAGCGCTTCGTCGCGGTGTCCATGGGCGCCGGCATCTCGGACTGGGCGACCTACTACTACAACACCGACATACCGCAGTTCACTCGCAACTACCTGGGCGCCACGCCGGTGCAGGACCCGGCGGTCTATGCCAGGACCTCACCGTTCGGCTACATGAAGCAGGCCCGCACGCCGACGCTGATCCAGCACGGCGAGCTGGACAAGCGCGTGCCCATCGCCAACGCCTACCAGCTGCGCCAGGCGCTGGAGGACCAGGACGTGCCGGTGGAGATGATCGTCTACAAGGGCTTCGGCCACGGCATCACCAAACCCAAGTCGGCGCGGGCCCAGATGCAGCACAACCTGGACTGGTTCGCGCACTGGATCTTCAAGGACCCGCTGCCCGACTTCGCCGCGCCCAGCGTGCCCAAGGCCAAGAAGGATTGA
- a CDS encoding GNAT family N-acetyltransferase, whose amino-acid sequence MNHDHRIREARPSDVPAIVGLIQELADFEKLGHLAQATPETLHPHLFGARPVVECLVAEGTQGELIAFALFFTNFSTFLAKPGLYLEDLYVQPQHRGSGLGKALLTRLAETAVARDYGRFEWSVLDWNVNAIEFYKKMGAVLMDDWRVCRIAGPALQAYKR is encoded by the coding sequence ATGAACCATGACCATCGCATCCGCGAAGCCCGCCCCTCCGATGTGCCGGCCATCGTCGGCCTGATCCAGGAGCTGGCCGATTTCGAGAAGCTGGGCCACCTGGCCCAGGCCACGCCCGAGACCCTGCATCCGCACCTGTTCGGCGCCAGGCCGGTGGTCGAATGCCTGGTGGCCGAGGGGACGCAGGGCGAGCTGATCGCCTTCGCCCTGTTCTTCACCAATTTCTCCACCTTCCTGGCCAAGCCGGGCCTGTACCTGGAAGACCTGTACGTCCAGCCCCAGCACCGCGGCAGCGGCCTGGGCAAGGCCCTGCTGACCCGCCTGGCCGAGACCGCCGTGGCGCGCGACTACGGCCGCTTCGAATGGAGCGTGCTGGACTGGAACGTCAACGCCATCGAGTTCTACAAGAAGATGGGCGCGGTGCTGATGGACGACTGGCGCGTCTGCCGCATCGCCGGTCCGGCGCTGCAGGCCTACAAGCGCTGA
- a CDS encoding alpha/beta hydrolase, with the protein MPETAYSVRRTASSEFIQLRGLRHHLLRWGDASLVKDDKPLLVMLHGWMDVGASFQFVVDALARLGEQRAIVAMDWRGFGLTENSGGDAYWFPDYLGDLDALLDAISPDAPVDLLGHSMGGNVVMSFAGVRPGRIRKLINLEGFGLPETKPEMSPGRLVAWLDELKQPQQLKPYASLAEVAARLRKTNPRLSAAKADWLAPHWAREVEGQWIILGDPAHKRTNPILYRKAEALAAWSAIEAPTLWVEGDSTNLSQWWGDRYPREDFESRLAVVQNLQRCTLKDAGHMLHHDQPEALAERLASFLA; encoded by the coding sequence ATGCCTGAGACCGCCTACTCCGTCCGCCGCACCGCGAGCAGCGAATTCATTCAGCTCCGCGGCCTGCGCCACCACCTCTTGCGCTGGGGCGATGCCTCGCTGGTCAAGGACGACAAGCCGCTGCTGGTGATGCTGCATGGCTGGATGGACGTGGGCGCCTCGTTCCAGTTTGTCGTCGATGCGCTGGCCCGGCTGGGCGAGCAGCGCGCCATCGTCGCCATGGACTGGCGCGGCTTCGGTCTGACCGAGAACAGCGGCGGCGACGCCTACTGGTTCCCCGACTACCTGGGCGACCTCGACGCCCTGCTCGACGCCATCAGCCCCGACGCCCCGGTGGACCTGCTGGGCCACAGCATGGGCGGCAATGTGGTGATGAGCTTTGCCGGCGTGCGGCCCGGCCGCATCCGCAAGCTGATCAACCTGGAAGGTTTCGGCCTGCCGGAGACGAAACCGGAGATGTCGCCTGGCCGCCTGGTCGCCTGGCTGGACGAGCTGAAGCAGCCGCAGCAGCTCAAGCCCTATGCCTCGCTCGCCGAGGTGGCGGCGCGGCTGCGCAAGACCAATCCCCGCCTCAGCGCCGCCAAGGCCGACTGGCTGGCGCCGCACTGGGCGCGCGAGGTCGAGGGGCAGTGGATCATCCTGGGCGACCCGGCCCACAAGCGCACCAATCCCATCCTCTACCGCAAGGCCGAGGCGCTGGCCGCCTGGTCGGCGATCGAGGCACCCACGCTCTGGGTTGAGGGCGACTCGACCAATCTCTCGCAATGGTGGGGCGACCGCTATCCGCGCGAGGATTTCGAATCGCGCCTGGCCGTGGTCCAGAACCTGCAGCGCTGCACGCTCAAGGACGCCGGCCACATGCTGCACCACGACCAGCCCGAGGCGCTGGCCGAGCGCCTGGCCTCATTCCTGGCCTGA
- a CDS encoding DUF4212 domain-containing protein: protein MPVNTDRQRRYWRSNMRLTWLLVVLWAVPTFVVPFFARDLDFVFFGWPFSFWVASQGALIAYLAISWIYARRMNRLDEEQAGRSGQE, encoded by the coding sequence ATGCCAGTGAATACCGATCGCCAGCGCCGCTACTGGCGCAGCAATATGCGGCTGACCTGGCTGCTGGTCGTGCTCTGGGCCGTGCCCACCTTCGTCGTGCCCTTCTTTGCTCGCGACCTGGATTTCGTCTTCTTCGGCTGGCCCTTCAGCTTCTGGGTGGCTTCGCAGGGTGCGCTGATCGCCTACCTGGCGATCAGCTGGATCTACGCTCGCCGGATGAACCGGCTCGACGAAGAGCAAGCCGGCCGTTCAGGCCAGGAATGA